Proteins from a genomic interval of Actinoalloteichus hymeniacidonis:
- a CDS encoding zinc-dependent metalloprotease, translating to MTDLPFGFNPPDPEDRGDRDRPSDRPDRDSGENPFGFSGAMPPGGLPPGGSPLGGMPPGGMPPNFDMNSLGQMFSQLGQMFSQASQGGGSGGGPVNYDLAKQLAFQHLDSQGRNEDTTSQQRTAATDSVRLAELWLDESTTLPAGARRVEVWSPKQWVEQTLPTWQRLCDPVVQRMSAAWIETLPAEAKQTAGPLLSMLGQMGGMAYGSQLGGALGQLSAEVLTGTEIGLPLGREGVAALLPANIDRFTGGLERPAHEVLVFLAAREAAHHRLFTHISWLRQGLVGAVEEFSQGIQVDVSAMEDLAGKIDPSNPASLEEAMKSGLLEPERTPSQQQALVRLETLLALVEGWIDVVVGDAVAERLPGADALRETLRRRRASGGPAEQTFATLVGLDLRPRQLRAAATLWRGLSDRHGTEARDALWEHPDLLPTADDLAEPVEFVERFGAQRGELDDPLAALEAIRRKKESGEHKPEDGSAG from the coding sequence ATGACCGATCTGCCGTTTGGGTTCAATCCGCCCGACCCAGAAGATCGGGGGGACCGGGACCGACCCTCCGACCGCCCCGACCGGGATTCCGGTGAGAACCCGTTCGGCTTCAGCGGCGCGATGCCTCCCGGTGGACTACCGCCCGGCGGTTCGCCACTGGGCGGGATGCCCCCCGGCGGGATGCCGCCCAATTTCGACATGAACTCGCTCGGGCAGATGTTCAGCCAGCTCGGACAGATGTTCAGCCAGGCGTCGCAGGGTGGCGGGAGCGGCGGTGGCCCGGTCAACTACGACCTCGCCAAGCAGCTCGCCTTCCAGCACCTCGACTCGCAGGGGCGCAACGAGGACACCACCTCGCAGCAGCGCACTGCGGCAACCGATTCGGTGCGGCTGGCCGAGCTGTGGCTCGATGAGTCGACGACGCTGCCCGCGGGCGCGAGACGAGTCGAGGTCTGGTCCCCGAAGCAGTGGGTGGAACAGACCTTGCCCACCTGGCAACGCCTGTGCGATCCGGTGGTGCAGCGGATGTCCGCCGCATGGATCGAGACGCTGCCCGCCGAGGCGAAGCAGACTGCGGGACCGTTGCTGTCGATGCTCGGGCAGATGGGCGGCATGGCCTACGGCTCCCAGCTCGGCGGTGCCCTCGGCCAGTTGAGCGCCGAGGTGCTGACCGGTACCGAGATCGGGCTGCCGTTGGGTCGCGAGGGCGTCGCGGCGCTGCTGCCTGCCAACATCGATCGGTTCACCGGCGGGCTGGAGCGGCCCGCGCACGAGGTGCTGGTGTTCCTGGCGGCCCGCGAGGCGGCGCACCACCGGTTGTTCACGCACATCTCCTGGCTGCGGCAGGGCTTGGTGGGCGCGGTCGAGGAGTTCTCGCAGGGAATCCAGGTCGATGTCTCGGCGATGGAGGACCTCGCGGGCAAGATCGACCCCAGCAACCCGGCATCCCTGGAAGAGGCGATGAAGTCCGGGTTGTTGGAGCCGGAGCGGACGCCCTCCCAACAGCAGGCCTTGGTTCGATTGGAGACGCTGCTGGCGCTGGTCGAGGGCTGGATCGACGTCGTGGTCGGCGACGCCGTCGCGGAGCGGCTGCCCGGGGCCGATGCGTTGCGCGAGACGCTGCGGCGGCGACGGGCCAGCGGCGGCCCCGCCGAGCAGACCTTCGCCACCCTGGTCGGCCTGGATCTCCGCCCCCGCCAGCTGCGGGCGGCGGCAACGCTGTGGCGCGGGCTGTCGGACCGCCACGGCACGGAGGCCAGGGACGCGCTCTGGGAGCACCCCGACCTGCTGCCCACCGCCGACGACCTGGCCGAACCGGTCGAGTTCGTCGAACGTTTCGGAGCGCAGCGGGGCGAGCTGGACGACCCGCTGGCCGCGTTGGAGGCCATCCGGCGCAAGAAGGAATCCGGTGAGCACAAGCCCGAGGACGGCTCGGCAGGCTAG
- a CDS encoding PPA1309 family protein — MVNEPAPDLSATLPAAAREVEDFVSTGGWDQPTQLFALVRTEELLAREPGLADRIDSAASLTPIAQDELPDGDLGDALAGIVWPEGVDGCALAQEIVVLPPEAEEQLPTDDDPELAKRIAAEHPDRREARVVAAVLRDGTAACVLRLRSEDSDGPDEEIIEHPELAPNLVDALRATFRP, encoded by the coding sequence GTGGTCAACGAGCCCGCTCCCGATCTGTCCGCCACGCTGCCCGCCGCCGCCCGTGAAGTGGAGGATTTCGTCTCCACCGGCGGTTGGGATCAGCCGACCCAACTCTTCGCCTTGGTGCGCACCGAGGAGCTGCTGGCCAGAGAACCCGGCCTCGCCGATCGGATCGACAGTGCGGCGTCGTTGACCCCCATCGCGCAGGACGAACTGCCCGATGGCGATCTCGGGGACGCGTTGGCAGGCATCGTCTGGCCGGAAGGCGTCGATGGTTGCGCCCTGGCACAGGAGATCGTGGTGTTGCCGCCGGAGGCCGAGGAGCAACTGCCCACCGACGACGACCCCGAGCTGGCCAAGCGGATCGCAGCCGAGCACCCGGATCGCCGGGAGGCGCGGGTCGTGGCCGCGGTGTTGCGGGACGGCACGGCCGCCTGTGTTCTACGGCTGCGCAGCGAGGACTCCGATGGCCCCGACGAGGAGATCATCGAGCATCCCGAGCTGGCGCCGAATCTCGTCGACGCGCTCCGGGCGACGTTCCGCCCCTGA
- a CDS encoding M48 metallopeptidase family protein, whose amino-acid sequence MGEPQVEVRRSARRRRTVTAYRDGDRVIVLLPARMTRSEEEHWVAEMLGRLRRSETRRRSPARASDTALLSRCRELLRRHLPECPEPASVRWVPSMRTRWASCTPSDASIRVGERLRDVPSWVLDYVLLHELAHLLVPGHGPDFWALVHRYPKTERAVGYLEGLAAAAGWEITDDDEPVSIEA is encoded by the coding sequence GTGGGAGAGCCTCAGGTCGAGGTGCGACGCAGCGCACGGCGCCGCCGCACGGTGACCGCGTACCGGGACGGCGACCGAGTCATCGTGTTGCTGCCCGCCAGGATGACGCGGTCCGAGGAGGAACACTGGGTCGCGGAGATGCTCGGCAGACTGCGGCGCAGCGAGACGCGCCGACGGTCGCCCGCCAGGGCGTCGGATACCGCATTGCTCAGCCGGTGCCGGGAACTACTACGTCGTCATCTGCCGGAATGCCCCGAACCCGCGTCGGTTCGGTGGGTCCCGTCGATGCGCACCAGATGGGCATCCTGCACGCCGTCGGACGCGTCGATCCGCGTCGGCGAACGACTTCGGGACGTGCCGAGCTGGGTGCTCGACTACGTGTTGCTGCACGAGTTGGCACACCTGCTGGTGCCGGGGCACGGTCCGGACTTCTGGGCGCTGGTCCACCGGTACCCGAAGACCGAACGGGCCGTCGGCTACCTGGAGGGCCTCGCCGCCGCAGCAGGCTGGGAGATCACCGACGACGACGAACCCGTCTCGATCGAGGCGTGA
- a CDS encoding YlbL family protein, with translation MNRRTWTLVVSALLVAAFGLLGAFVRVPYVALGPGPTYDTLGDVSVDPDAEPEEVISIGEGPETFETGGELRMTTVSVTTELSLFGALGLWGSGRYALAPEEEFYPPDRTPEEVETENREAFETSQSSAESAALRYLGYPTRVSVGQVVAEGPSDGILEPGDEILRVHESETIDDQQVQDALTDTAPGDEVSVVISRDGDERTETIALGSNEDRERGFLGIVPVTEPEADFDIDIELSEVGGPSAGLIFALAIVDKLTEGSLTDDTIIAGTGEISSDGRVGPIGGIQFKMTAAKEEGASIFLVPADNCIEAVPNAPDGLRLVRVETLESAIDSLESLAEGGEAPSCS, from the coding sequence GTGAATCGCCGAACCTGGACCCTTGTGGTCAGCGCCCTGCTGGTCGCCGCATTCGGCCTCCTCGGTGCCTTCGTCCGCGTGCCCTACGTCGCGCTAGGTCCGGGACCGACCTACGACACGCTGGGTGATGTGTCGGTGGACCCCGATGCGGAGCCCGAGGAGGTCATCTCGATCGGCGAGGGTCCGGAGACCTTCGAGACCGGCGGCGAGCTGCGGATGACCACGGTCTCGGTCACCACCGAGCTCTCGTTGTTCGGTGCACTCGGGTTGTGGGGCAGTGGGCGATACGCCTTGGCGCCCGAAGAGGAGTTCTACCCGCCGGACCGCACCCCGGAGGAGGTCGAGACCGAGAACCGCGAGGCCTTCGAGACCTCGCAGAGCAGCGCCGAGAGCGCGGCACTGCGTTATCTCGGGTATCCGACGCGCGTCTCGGTCGGCCAGGTCGTCGCGGAGGGGCCCAGCGACGGGATCCTCGAGCCGGGGGACGAGATCCTGCGGGTGCACGAGAGCGAGACGATCGACGACCAACAGGTTCAGGACGCGCTGACCGACACCGCGCCCGGCGACGAGGTGAGCGTGGTGATCTCCCGCGATGGCGACGAGCGCACCGAGACGATCGCGCTCGGATCCAATGAGGACCGCGAGCGCGGCTTCCTCGGCATCGTCCCGGTCACCGAACCGGAGGCGGACTTCGACATCGACATCGAGCTGTCCGAGGTCGGCGGTCCATCGGCCGGGCTGATCTTCGCCCTCGCGATCGTCGACAAGCTCACCGAGGGCAGCCTGACCGACGACACGATCATCGCGGGCACCGGGGAGATCTCCTCCGATGGCCGGGTGGGTCCGATCGGCGGCATCCAGTTCAAGATGACCGCCGCCAAGGAGGAAGGCGCCTCGATCTTCCTGGTGCCCGCCGACAACTGCATCGAGGCGGTGCCCAACGCACCGGACGGGCTGCGCCTGGTTCGAGTCGAGACGCTGGAGAGCGCGATCGATTCCCTGGAGAGCCTGGCCGAGGGCGGCGAGGCGCCCAGCTGTAGCTGA